The following are encoded together in the Pedobacter steynii genome:
- a CDS encoding DUF4402 domain-containing protein, protein MKKLIISTGICFSALFIASSAFAQASATADASATIVTPISIVKNTDMDFGNVATNGTVGTVVLTPAGTRTFTGGVTLPATTGTVTAASFTVSGSGSFTYAITLPSSVTITSGSDNMIVNTFTSTPSTAGILTAGEQIITVGATLNLVASQAEGAYTSATPFTVTVNYN, encoded by the coding sequence TAATTATCTCCACTGGCATCTGCTTTTCAGCTCTTTTTATAGCTTCATCGGCTTTCGCCCAAGCTTCAGCCACCGCCGACGCTTCTGCAACAATTGTGACACCAATCAGTATTGTGAAGAATACAGATATGGATTTTGGTAATGTAGCCACCAATGGTACTGTGGGTACTGTGGTATTAACTCCAGCGGGAACGAGAACATTTACAGGTGGGGTTACTTTACCTGCAACCACGGGGACGGTAACTGCGGCTTCTTTTACGGTGTCCGGTTCAGGATCATTTACCTATGCGATTACGCTCCCTTCTTCTGTTACCATTACAAGCGGTTCTGACAATATGATCGTCAATACTTTTACCAGTACTCCAAGTACTGCAGGTATTCTTACGGCCGGCGAACAGATCATTACAGTAGGGGCAACGCTGAACTTAGTGGCATCACAGGCTGAAGGAGCTTATACCTCGGCTACACCTTTTACAGTTACGGTAAATTATAACTAA
- a CDS encoding molecular chaperone, with amino-acid sequence MFRKAGTRLIIAVAFCIIGQLWCLSSVMAQGNLIIMPRRVTFEGTKRTQELNVANTGKDTAKYLISVLQYRMLENGNFQEISTPDSGQNFADKNFRFFPRSVVLAPNESQTIKVQVINASELKAGEYRSHLYFRAVPNEKPAEVKSDAKFAKTMTVHLVPTFGIAIPVIIRVGAAKATVSLNTPEFEIGDDGIPKVRLIFARSGNASVYGDLQVNHISEQGKMTQVGIAKGFAIYTPNTGRTFTFNLDKSANVNYHKGKLQIVYATSSDKKPVIITESTINLL; translated from the coding sequence ATGTTTAGAAAAGCCGGAACTCGTTTAATAATAGCCGTTGCCTTTTGTATCATAGGCCAGTTGTGGTGCCTGTCTTCTGTGATGGCTCAGGGAAACCTGATCATCATGCCAAGAAGGGTCACCTTTGAAGGCACCAAAAGAACTCAGGAGCTCAATGTAGCCAATACAGGTAAAGACACTGCCAAATACCTGATCTCTGTACTTCAGTACAGGATGCTAGAAAATGGCAATTTTCAAGAAATCAGCACCCCAGATTCAGGACAGAACTTTGCGGATAAGAATTTCAGGTTTTTCCCCAGGAGTGTGGTACTCGCCCCAAATGAATCTCAGACGATAAAAGTACAGGTGATCAATGCTTCTGAACTAAAAGCCGGTGAATACCGCTCGCATTTATACTTCAGGGCTGTGCCCAATGAGAAACCTGCGGAAGTTAAGAGCGACGCTAAATTTGCAAAAACAATGACTGTACATCTTGTCCCAACATTTGGAATTGCAATTCCGGTGATCATCAGGGTTGGCGCAGCTAAGGCGACAGTAAGTCTGAATACACCTGAGTTTGAAATAGGGGATGATGGCATTCCGAAGGTCCGGCTCATTTTTGCCCGCTCCGGAAATGCATCCGTTTATGGAGACCTCCAGGTAAATCATATTTCCGAACAGGGGAAAATGACTCAGGTTGGGATCGCGAAAGGATTCGCCATTTATACACCGAATACTGGCCGGACCTTTACGTTTAATCTTGATAAATCTGCTAATGTAAATTATCACAAGGGAAAATTGCAAATTGTTTATGCTACTTCATCAGACAAAAAACCGGTAATTATCACAGAATCTACCATCAACCTGCTATAA